The nucleotide sequence CATGTCATTGCGGCCGTACCTCGGCCTGCACGTCCTCATCCTGACCCTTTTCGTGGAGAACGCTGTCGGTTCGACGGAAGCGATCTCGCCGATGAAAACTGTCGGGCTGGTCATTCTCCTCAGCTGGCTGGTGAACGTCGCCATGCGGAGAAGGACCGGCCTCGTGTTCGACGGATTTGCTGCCATTCTTCTCCTCTTCCTGGTCTGGTCCAGCGTCTCCGTGGTCTACGCGATCGACACCCGGGTGGCGCTGAACCGCACCTTCCAGTACGCTCAATATGCCCTCACGATGTTCATGTTCAGCTCCGTGGTGAATACGCCGGCCCGGATCCGGGGCGTGTACTGGAGCTTCGCGATCGCGACGACGATCAGCACGGTCGTGGCCCTGGTGATGTACTACCTCGGCATGACCCCCGCCGCCAGCGGACTGCTCGTCAACAGGAATCTCCTCGCAACCTACATCAATGTCGCCATTGTCTGCGCCTATCTCCTGCACCAGGGGACGAGATCAGGCGCGGGCCGCACGGTCCTCCTCACGGCGCTGCCCGTGCTCTTTCTCGGCATCGGATTGACGTTCTCGCGCGGCGGTCTTATTTCGCTGGCTCTGACCCTCCTGGTCGTCTGGTACAGGTTGGCAAGGAAGGGAGGATTCCTCCTGCTCGCGGTATCGATGGGAATGATCTGCCTGCTCACCTACCTGCTGCCGGACGCCTTCTGGGAGAGGGCCCAGAGCATTGTTCCCGCCATCAGCAGGGAACGGGGCACATTCGGTGCCCGGGTGAAGATCTGGCGTGCCGCGTTGCGCATGATCGAGGATCGGCCGGTGTTCGGCGTGGGGCCGGGGAACTTCGTGAAGGCCTTTCCGCGCTATGCCAGAGGCAAGGAGTGGGTCTATCAGAATCTGGCGAGCCACAACGCCTTCGTCGGTGTGACGGCCGAAAACGGACTGCCCGGGGGGGTGCTGTTCTTGCTCCTCTTCGGCTTCGCGCTCCGCAGCGCGCGGCGATGCATGCGGCTCGGAAGGGCGACGGCGCGATCGGACCTTGAGATGCACGCGATCGTCGCGGAAGTCAGCCTTCTCACATTCCTCGTGGCGGGTCTTACGGGTGACGTCTATGGGATCAAAAGCCTGTGGATGTTCTTCGGACTGGCGGTCGCGCTGGAGCGGATGGCGGAGCGGGCCGTCATCGACAAGCGAGCGAAGGCGGCGGAGGTGTCACCCACCGCGCCGATGGAAGGCTTGGCCCCATGGGCCCTGGCGCGACCCCGGCAGTAGGCGAGCGCGGGGAGCGCCCCAGGGTCTGCCTGGTGGTGGGGCAGCTCGCGATCGGCGGGCTGGAGAGGCAGGTCTACCTGCTCGCCTCGGGTCTCGTCCGCGGTCCCTTCGACGTCACCGTGGTTTCGATGGCGAGCGGAGGCGAATGGGCGACGGCTCTCAGGCAGGCGAACGTGAAGGTGGTAGAATTGCGACGCCGCGGTCGTCTGGACTGGAGGCGTTTCCTGGCGATGCGGCGTGCGTTCAAGACGATCCATCCGCACCTGGTCTACTCGTTCAATTACGAAGGGAACGCCTACGCGCGGCTCGCCGGTCTCGTGGCCGGTGTGCCGATCCTCGTGACCGGCGAGCGCGGGATCTATATGTCGTGGTTCATGGCTTTCGTCGAGCGGACGCTGATCCGATTCACCGAAGCCGTCATTTGCAACTCCGAGGCCATTCGACTGGATCTGGTGGATCGCGTCGGTCTCCCAAGGAACAAGGTGTTCACCATCCGCAGCGCCGTCGTGATCCCGCCCCTGGCCAGCCCGGTGGAGCGTCAGGCGGCCCGGCGCATGATCGGAGCGGGTGAAGACGAAATAGTCGTGGGCACCATAGCCAGGATGGCGGCAATCAAGAACCTTGCGATGTTGGCGAGGGCCGCGTCATTTTGCGCAGAGGGGCCGGTGCCGCTGCGTTTCTGCATCGTGGGAGGGGGCCCTGACGAGGAGGCGGTACGCACCGCCATCCGTGACTGCGG is from Candidatus Dormiibacterota bacterium and encodes:
- a CDS encoding O-antigen ligase family protein, with protein sequence MSPVGTAPGRPVLFLAAIGYFVFLGLALIQWHLAPEVVLGLTLAGIGIGIMSLRPYLGLHVLILTLFVENAVGSTEAISPMKTVGLVILLSWLVNVAMRRRTGLVFDGFAAILLLFLVWSSVSVVYAIDTRVALNRTFQYAQYALTMFMFSSVVNTPARIRGVYWSFAIATTISTVVALVMYYLGMTPAASGLLVNRNLLATYINVAIVCAYLLHQGTRSGAGRTVLLTALPVLFLGIGLTFSRGGLISLALTLLVVWYRLARKGGFLLLAVSMGMICLLTYLLPDAFWERAQSIVPAISRERGTFGARVKIWRAALRMIEDRPVFGVGPGNFVKAFPRYARGKEWVYQNLASHNAFVGVTAENGLPGGVLFLLLFGFALRSARRCMRLGRATARSDLEMHAIVAEVSLLTFLVAGLTGDVYGIKSLWMFFGLAVALERMAERAVIDKRAKAAEVSPTAPMEGLAPWALARPRQ
- a CDS encoding glycosyltransferase; translated protein: MGPGATPAVGERGERPRVCLVVGQLAIGGLERQVYLLASGLVRGPFDVTVVSMASGGEWATALRQANVKVVELRRRGRLDWRRFLAMRRAFKTIHPHLVYSFNYEGNAYARLAGLVAGVPILVTGERGIYMSWFMAFVERTLIRFTEAVICNSEAIRLDLVDRVGLPRNKVFTIRSAVVIPPLASPVERQAARRMIGAGEDEIVVGTIARMAAIKNLAMLARAASFCAEGPVPLRFCIVGGGPDEEAVRTAIRDCGVADRFTLLGLKKDARSFLPGFDLFVLTSKSEGLPNTVMEAMAAGLPCVCTDVGGCRELVEHGVTGYLVPRDDAQALAARVLELAGNPERRAAMGRAGVLRISHGYSVERLVSQVQNLFLRLLESARTRRRGRRLPTDLAEAR